From the genome of Falco cherrug isolate bFalChe1 chromosome 10, bFalChe1.pri, whole genome shotgun sequence:
TGTGccccctctgtcccctcctgtTCCCCGTGTCCCCCCCGTTTTCCCCCCGTGCCCCGGGCTGGATGGGCGGGCGGGGGCGCCCCGTCGCCGGCTCCATGGTGTAGTGGTGATCACGTCTGCTTTACACGCAGAAGGTCCTGGGTTCGAGCCCCAGTGGAGCCATCGCCCCCAGACCCGTATTTTTGGGGAGCCCCTCGCCCTCCCACGACGCCACCCCACCGGGGGTGACCCTGTCCCCGGGCCTTGGGGATCCCTGGGGGCGCAtccgggggggtggggtgtcccCCCGTACCCCCACGGTCTGCATGGGCCCCCCGCGTGCTGATTGGCCAGCTGGCGCAGTAGGTGTGTGTTTATTGGCCAGCAGAGCGCTCTTGCTGATTGGTTGATGCTGTGGCCTCTGTCACGCTGATTGGCCAGTTAGAGCAACACATCGCAGAGTGCTGGTGCCTTGGCCAGCGGTTTGGGATGCTGACTGGCCGGCCGGTTGCAGCGCGGCTGCTCATCCAGCCAACGGCAGAGCGCGGGTTAACACGAGCTGCCTGTACCCCGAGCCCTGCCTGTACCCCGAGCCCTGCCTGTACCCCCCGAGCCCTGCCTGTACCCCCGGCCCTGCCTGTACCTCCCCGTCCCCaggcgctgcccccccccccccccccggggtgggcaggggctgggacggtcccACCCCACATCCTCTCCCAAAGACCAGCAGAcaccttcctccagctctgaTCAAGGGGGTTTATTGGGTCCCCTGCCCAtcccacaccccccccccccagtactGCTGCCACCCCTGGGGGCTGTTGGGCCTGGGGGGGGTGAGGGTGTTGTGTCTGCCCTGTTGCCCGATGCAGGCGCAGCTCCAGCTGTTCACTCTGAAGCCTAATGCTGGCAGAGAGGTTGGGCTGGCGGGTGGGCAGGGAGCGCCTGACAGGGATGGGGgatggtgggggggggggtcccccctcctgccctgagGCTTCGTTACCGGGTTGACAGCATCATAACGAACTCTGTGGGGTGAGGGAGGAGGGTGTGAGGGGACTCAGAGCTCATccccccaccgcagcccccagccacctGCCGTGGGGAAGGGGAGGCCCCTCACCGTCGAAGTCCACGTGCCCGTCCCCATTGAGGTCCACGTCCTGCAGGATTTCATCCACCTCCTGCGCCTTCagctgctcccccagcagcgCTGCGATGGCCTCCCGCATCTCCGCGCTGCTGATCTCCCCGTCCCCGTTCACATCGAACTGTGGCACCCACAGGGGGTGGTCACCCTCCTCACCGGCCCCATCATCCCCCTCCAGAGCCACAGTCACCCTCCCCTCCATGCCTGTGATCACCCCCATGGTCACCGTCAGCCATGATCTTCCCATGGTTGCTGTCCCCTCCATGCTTGCAGTCACCCCCGTGGTCTCCATCACCCCATGGTCTTCCTGTGGTCACCGCAACCCCATGGTCATTATCACCCCATGGTCATGGTCTCCCCATGGTCTTCCCATGGTTGCTTTCCCCTCCATGCCTGTGGTCACTGTACCCCCATGGTCACCATCCCCCATGGTCTTTCTCTGGTCACCCCCATGGCCACTGTCACCCCGTGGTCTTTCCAGGGTCATTGCCCCCTCCATGCCTGCAGTCACCTGCATGGCCGTGGTCCCCCGTGGCGGTGGCCATACCTCACGGAAGGCGATCTTGAGCTCCCTCACGCCCACCATGTGGGCTGTCTCCTCCCGCAACTTTGGCCCCATCATCTGCACAAAGTCCTCAAAGTCCACGCGGCCGCCCACTGCACACAGGACAGGGACAACTTCagcgccccccaccccagcccctggccctctggacccctccccagccccacggcagccGGCCCCACGCTCACTCTTCATCTTGATGTGCTGGGAGATCTCGATGAGCTCCATCTCGGTGGGCATGTACCCCAGCGTGCGCATGCAGGTGCCCAGGTCCTTGTAGCTGATGTACCCGTCCTGGTCCGTGTCAAACTCCTTGAAGGcgtccagcagctctgcccacacACGTGGGGACATGTGGGCACATGGATGCCATCAGGCGTGGGGGTCCCCAGGCACTGCGTCACCCTGGGGCATCTCCCTCCCTGGGTGCCATGCTGTGGTACATGGCTCTGTGGCACTGTGCCCTATGGCAGAGCCCTCCGGGACAGTGTCCCCACGGCACTGCGCCCCACAGCAAAACTCTCCATGGCACGTGTCCTTGTGGCACTGCACCCCATGGCACATCCCTCCATGATGTGTCTCCTTGGCAGATCACTCCATGACAATGTGTCCCCCTGGCACTGTGCCCAATGGCAGATCCCCCCCATGTCATATGTCCCCATGGCAGATCCCTCCATGGCACTGCGCCCCATGGCAGATCCCTCTGTGGCACATGTCCCCATGGCAGATCCCTCTGTGGCACATGTCCCCATGACAGATCCTTCCATGGCACATGTGTCCCTATGGCAGATCCCTCCATGAGAACATGACTCCCATGCCTatggcccaccccagccccccagcacccctgttCCCCCCCGCTCACCGTCCAGCTCCTCCGGTGACAGCTCCCGCTCCTGGGCCGGGCACACAGGGTGGGGACAGAATCAGACCTGGCTcagcacccccccacccccacccccagcaaaCCGCTGTGTCAGCTTTGTTAAGCATGGGACAAAATTAACTCCAGCGGGAGGGATTAGAGGGATTGGAGGCaaagcctgccctgccccatgcctctgtcccctgccctggcccccaCGTTCCCTCTCCTGCCGCCCAGCCtggagctgccccagcctgggacCCCCAGGCTCCAGACAGGATTTGtccagcacccatgggtgctgcgTGCTGCCGGAGGTGGGAGAGCAGCATGAGTCCCTTGCAGAGGTCTGGCAGCTCAGCTCCCCTGGCTCAGACTTTCACTCTGGgtgtcccctccatccccagggTCCCAgagtgtccctgtccccagcgcCCCTGTATCCCCTCCATCCCTGGCGTCCCAGagtgtccctgtcccccagtGCCCCATAACCCCTCCATCCTCAGGATTCCAgagtgtccctgtccccagtgcccccatgtcccctccatcccccagGGTCCCAGAGCATCCCTACCCCTGACCCAAATGCCCCATGTCCCCTCCATCCCAGGGTCCCAGAGTGTCCTTGTCCCCATCCACACTgcccctgtgtcccctccatccccagggTCCCAGAGCCCCatgtcccctccatccccaggttcccagagcatccctgtccccatccacACCACCCCCATGTCCCCTCTATCCCCAGTGTCCTGGAGCATCCCCAACCTTGTCCCTGTGCCTCCatgtcccctccatccccagggTCCCAGAGCATTCCTGTCCCCACTGCCCCGGTGCCCCCTCCATCgccagcgccccccgccccctgccctgctctgctgcccccACCTTGCCGAAGACGGTGTTGAGGAAGGGCGAGTAGGTCTTGTTGGCGGCAGCGTGGGGGTCCCCGGGGCCCTTCTTGCTGTTCTTCTGCCCGTGGCCACCATGCCGGGACTCAGAGCCAGGGCTCTTGGTGCCGGGGGGGCCGCCATTCTcagggggtttgggggttttctcaCTTGCCTGCCCCCCTTTCCCCTTGTCCGGGGCCTCTGTGTCCTTGGGGGTCCCCTTGTCCCCCGGGTGCGTGGCatggggccggggccggggccgggtgggctggCGGGCGGGTAGGCAGGGAGCGGGACCCTGCGCTGGCCAAGCCTTAAGAAGGAGGCAGGGAAATCCTCTTACACCCCGACGTgccccccacgcccccccccccgtggGCTCCCTGGACACGGGCAGTGCAAAGCCAATTAGCAGTGATTAGCGGCAGGAAACGGCACCTGGCCACTGACACCCTCTTGCCGGGACAGAGCCACGAGGTCACGGCACCGCCAGCGCCGGCCGAGGGTCCCTCCGCTGGCACTGACCCATGTCCCCACTCCGTGGCCACCACcatgtccccagcaccagcacatcCCCAGTGCTCTCACCCCACACCGACTACCAGTGTCCCCAGTGCCAACCCACGTCCCCAGCGCTCTCACCCATGGCCACCTCCCATCCCCCCAGCACTCAGGAGGGACATGACAGCCGTGGGTGCTGTGGCGAGCGCAGCCCCCCCGTGCCCCACGATACCATCAGCCTGGCTCAGCCACCACAGGATGAGTGGCAGCAGGAAGCCAGCACATGATGGTGAGATGCCATCGCAGGGACGATGCCAaacgtgccccccccccccagcacccgcTGGCACAGTCACACCACACACAGATCTATGCCCCTGCCCAGGGGGTCCGCGCTGTCTCCAGACCCCCACTCTGATGCTGTGTGGGGTCCAGCAGCGGGTGGCCATAGGTGAGAGCGGGTCCTGCCCCATggccaccccccctgccccatggcacTGCCCCAGAGCACTGATAGTGCGGCCGTTTCCGCTCTGCCTGCGGCTGTTGCTAATGGGGTTCCCTgggcccccccaccccccggctgggtggggaaactgaggcagggcttgccccccccccagagCTCCCTGCAGGCACAGACCCAGCGCCTGGGTGGGGGGTGAGAGGTTTGAGGGGGGTCACTGCCGGAGgagggggggagagagggggcAGAGCTTCACCGCTGCAGCCCTCCCACCCGCTCCCCACATATAGGGCGCCCCACAGCCGGGTGC
Proteins encoded in this window:
- the CABP4 gene encoding calcium-binding protein 4, whose protein sequence is MVVATEWGHGEPTGGGAWGARRGVRGFPCLLLKAWPAQGPAPCLPARQPTRPRPRPHATHPGDKGTPKDTEAPDKGKGGQASEKTPKPPENGGPPGTKSPGSESRHGGHGQKNSKKGPGDPHAAANKTYSPFLNTVFGKERELSPEELDELLDAFKEFDTDQDGYISYKDLGTCMRTLGYMPTEMELIEISQHIKMKMGGRVDFEDFVQMMGPKLREETAHMVGVRELKIAFREFDVNGDGEISSAEMREAIAALLGEQLKAQEVDEILQDVDLNGDGHVDFDEFVMMLSTR